AACACCGGCGACATCCGCATCAACGGCATGGAAGGCCCCTATACCATGGTGCTGATAGATGGCATGCCCATTGTGAGCAGCCTGAGCACCGTGTATGGTTTGAGTGGTATTCCCAACAGCATCATCAAACGGATAGAAGTGGTAAAAGGCCCGGCCAGTACGCTATACGGCAGCGAAGCCGTGGGCGGGCTCATCAATATCATAACAAAAGACCCGCTCAGCAGCAGCCGTTTTGCTGTTGACATAAATGCCAGCACGTTGGGCGAATACAGCGTTGACCTATCAACCAAAATCACAAGCAAAAAAGCAACCGGATTACTGGCAGCGAATGGCTTTTTCTTCAATCGCCAGCACGATATCAACCGAGATAATTTCACCGATGTAACCCTGCAAAACAGGTTCTCTCTTTTTACCAAATGGGATATTGAAAGACGACAGGATTTACCCGCCAGCGTAGCACTTCGGCTGCTGACGGAAAGACGCTGGGGTGGTGAACTGCAATGGCAACGCAAGTTCTTGGGGGGTGATAGTGTGTATGGTGAAAGCATTGACACCAGAAGAGTTGAACTCATTGGAAACTATGGCATCCGCAAAGACTTACTGCTGGAATACAGCTACAATTTTCATTTCCAGAATAGCTACTATGGCACCACCTGGTACAAAGGGCAACAGCACACGGCTTTTGCCCAACTCCGCTGGAGCAAAACCATGGGCAAGCATCAACTATTGGCGGGTATACCGCTCAGGTATTTATGGTACGACGACAATACGCCTGCCACAGCCAAGCTAAATGCCAATGCCCCCAGCAAACAACTCATGACTGCCCTTTACTTGCAAGACGAATGGACTGCAAGAAAAAATGTCACTTTACTCACTGGCATTCGGGTTGAACATTCCAATATACAAGGTGCAGTGGTGGCGCCGAGGTTCGCTGTAAAATGGCAGCCTGCAGCGCATCATACCATTCGACTGAGTGCAGGTAACGGATTCAGAGTGGTGAATCTGTTTACTGAAGATCATGCGGCTCTCAGCGGCTTTCGAGAAATCGTGATTCAAAACGATTTGAAACCAGAGCAAAGCTGGAATGCCAACCTAAACTATAGTGGAGATGTACATACAGCAGCAGGGATTTTTGGTTGGGACGCGTCGTTGTTTTACACTTGGTTTACCAATAAAATCATCCCCAATTACGACAGCGATCCGCAGAAAATTATTTATGACAATTTAGATGGCTATGCTGTGAGCAAGGGCGTGAACACACAACTTACCTGGACCATGACCGACGGCTTACGAGCCATGGTTGGTGCAACTTACATGGATGTTTACGCTGTTGAAAATGACGTGAAAACACTACAGCAATATGCGCCCCGTTGGAGTGGCAATTATTCACTGAATTTTCCCATCCGCAAAGCAGGCATAACAATCGACCTGACTGGTAAATGGACAGGCTCTATGCGGTTGCCGGTGGTGCCCAATGATTTTCGGCCAGCCATGAGCCCGTCGTACAATTTGCTGAATGCACAACTCACTAAAAAATGGCCTGGAGGAATTGAAACTTACCTGGCAGTAAAAAACATGTTCAACTTTATACCTGCCAATCCCATTTTACACCCCGACGATCCGTTTGACCGCCGTGGTGGTTTGTACTGGAATGCGAATGGCACGCCAAATGCTGTTACGAATCCCAATGGCTACAGCTTCGATCCGAGTTATAACTACGCACCCATGCAAGGCACCAAATGGTTGCTGGGTTTTCGTTTGAACATGCAGTAAATAACGCTTGCACATTGCTGAAAAGAAAAAGCACCAGCTATTGCCGATGCCCTTCTTTAGCTGTAATCATCACGACTCACGATACAAAAGCATTGGTGGCTTGTATAGTTTTATCAAGGTCTTCATAGCTCAGCGCATTGTTCAAAAACCAGCTCTCGTAAGCACTGGGCGGCAGGTAAATGCCGCTGCGGAGCATATGGTGAAAATACGTTTTAAACTGTTCGATGTTACAAGCTGCCGCAGTAGAAAAATCCACAACAGCATGTTTGCCGAAATGAACACTAATCATACTGCCCAAACGGTTGATGGAATATTCAACATTGGAAGCACTCAACACCTCATCCAAACCCTTGTGCAAATAAGCTGTCTTCTCTTCTAATTGCGCAAAGATTTCCGGCTTTGCTTTTAGCTCATTGAGCAATGTAAATCCGGCAATCATGGCCACAGGATTACCGCTCAAAGTACCAGCCTGATAAACATTGCCCAGCGGTGCGATGCATTCCATAATGGCTCTTTTACCACCAAAGGCACCCACCGGCATGCCTGCGCCAATCACTTTGCCATAGGTAACGAGGTCTGCATTGATGCCTAGCTTTTCCTGTGCACCACCCGGTGCCAGTCGGAAGCCGGTCATTACTTCATCAAAAATGAATACAATGCCTTCTGCATCGCACAAACTGCGGATGCCTTCGAGGAAACCCGGCTGTGGTAATATGCAACCCATGTTACCTGCCACCGGTTCTACGATGATGGCGGCTACTTCTCCTTTGTTGGCTTCTACCAATTGCTGCACTGCTGCTAAATCGTTGTAGGCACAGGTCAATGTATCGGCACTTACACCAGCAGTTACACCGGGCACGGTTTGTATATTGAACGTAGCAACACCACTACCGGCTTTCACCAAAAAGCTATCAGCATGGCCGTGGTAGCAACCTTCAAACTTGATGATTTTGTTGCGGCCGGTGTAGCCACGAGCCAGCCGAATGGCACTCATACAAGCTTCGGTACCGCTGCTTACCATGCGAATCAAATCGACATTGGGCACCATGCTTTTGATGAGTTCTGCCATTTCAATTTCCAACTCGGTGGGTGCCCCATAAGAAGTGGAGTCGTATACTTTTTCCCGGATGGCTTCCACAATGGGCTCATACGCATGCCCCAAAATCATAGGCCCCCAAGAGGCGATATAATCAATGTATTGATTACCGTCTTCATCATAAAGGTAAGCGCCTTTTGCTTTTTTGATAAACAACGGTGTACCGCCCACTTGCTTAAATGCCCGTACGGGAGAATTAACGCCACCGGGAATAGATTGCTGGGCTCTGCTAAATAGTTGTTGACTTCTTGAATACATGGTATATTATTTTAACCACTATGACACAAAGGAAGCACGAAGGTCACAAGGAAATTTTCTTTGTGTTCCTTGTGGAAGCTCTCTGTGTCTTAGTGGT
The Phnomibacter ginsenosidimutans genome window above contains:
- a CDS encoding TonB-dependent receptor codes for the protein MSKNIFHTALLACLITTLGNAQTTLHIVDAQNQQPLAGATASHGSTRVVANNGGYIPLPAGTHAWLITAVGYQSQKVTATSANDTIPVYLLATSNALQDVVVSGTLKPMRRLDSPIPVESFSQSFLKQNPTPSLFEAMTMVNGIQPQLTCNVCNTGDIRINGMEGPYTMVLIDGMPIVSSLSTVYGLSGIPNSIIKRIEVVKGPASTLYGSEAVGGLINIITKDPLSSSRFAVDINASTLGEYSVDLSTKITSKKATGLLAANGFFFNRQHDINRDNFTDVTLQNRFSLFTKWDIERRQDLPASVALRLLTERRWGGELQWQRKFLGGDSVYGESIDTRRVELIGNYGIRKDLLLEYSYNFHFQNSYYGTTWYKGQQHTAFAQLRWSKTMGKHQLLAGIPLRYLWYDDNTPATAKLNANAPSKQLMTALYLQDEWTARKNVTLLTGIRVEHSNIQGAVVAPRFAVKWQPAAHHTIRLSAGNGFRVVNLFTEDHAALSGFREIVIQNDLKPEQSWNANLNYSGDVHTAAGIFGWDASLFYTWFTNKIIPNYDSDPQKIIYDNLDGYAVSKGVNTQLTWTMTDGLRAMVGATYMDVYAVENDVKTLQQYAPRWSGNYSLNFPIRKAGITIDLTGKWTGSMRLPVVPNDFRPAMSPSYNLLNAQLTKKWPGGIETYLAVKNMFNFIPANPILHPDDPFDRRGGLYWNANGTPNAVTNPNGYSFDPSYNYAPMQGTKWLLGFRLNMQ
- the hemL gene encoding glutamate-1-semialdehyde 2,1-aminomutase, with product MYSRSQQLFSRAQQSIPGGVNSPVRAFKQVGGTPLFIKKAKGAYLYDEDGNQYIDYIASWGPMILGHAYEPIVEAIREKVYDSTSYGAPTELEIEMAELIKSMVPNVDLIRMVSSGTEACMSAIRLARGYTGRNKIIKFEGCYHGHADSFLVKAGSGVATFNIQTVPGVTAGVSADTLTCAYNDLAAVQQLVEANKGEVAAIIVEPVAGNMGCILPQPGFLEGIRSLCDAEGIVFIFDEVMTGFRLAPGGAQEKLGINADLVTYGKVIGAGMPVGAFGGKRAIMECIAPLGNVYQAGTLSGNPVAMIAGFTLLNELKAKPEIFAQLEEKTAYLHKGLDEVLSASNVEYSINRLGSMISVHFGKHAVVDFSTAAACNIEQFKTYFHHMLRSGIYLPPSAYESWFLNNALSYEDLDKTIQATNAFVS